The Tumebacillus amylolyticus genome contains a region encoding:
- the trpB gene encoding tryptophan synthase subunit beta has protein sequence MSTKTPDQRGRFGKFGGKFVPETLMNALEQLERDYETYTKDPEFIEQLRYYLNVYSGRPTSLYYAKNLTERLGGAKIYLKREDLNHTGAHKINNCLGQGLLAKMTGKKRVIAETGAGQHGVATATVSALLGLECTVFMGEEDIERQKLNVFRMKLMGAEVIPAKSGTRTLKDATNEAIRHWVEHVEDTFYIIGSVVGPHPYPMIVRDFQRIIGDETRKQILELEGRLPDTIVACVGGGSNAMGIFYPFVNDESVNLIGVEAAGKGIDTEEHAATITLGRPGVIHGSLTYLLQDEYGQVQPAHSISAGLDYPGIGPEHAHLADTKRATYVPITDDEALDAFQLLSRVEGIIPALESSHAIAQVVKLAPTLPNDHILVVSLSGRGDKDVHSVAQALGGIDV, from the coding sequence ATGAGCACCAAGACCCCGGATCAACGCGGACGCTTCGGCAAGTTCGGCGGCAAGTTCGTCCCGGAAACGCTGATGAACGCGCTGGAACAACTCGAGCGCGATTACGAAACCTATACGAAAGACCCGGAGTTTATCGAACAACTCCGCTATTATTTGAACGTCTACTCGGGCCGTCCGACTTCGCTCTACTACGCGAAGAACCTGACGGAGCGTCTGGGCGGCGCGAAGATCTACCTCAAGCGCGAAGACCTCAACCACACGGGGGCGCACAAGATCAACAACTGCCTCGGTCAAGGGCTTCTCGCGAAGATGACGGGCAAGAAGCGCGTCATCGCAGAAACGGGTGCCGGTCAACACGGCGTCGCGACGGCGACCGTCTCGGCGTTGCTGGGTCTTGAATGCACCGTGTTCATGGGTGAGGAAGACATCGAGCGTCAGAAACTCAACGTCTTCCGCATGAAGCTGATGGGCGCTGAGGTGATCCCGGCGAAGTCCGGCACCCGCACGCTCAAGGACGCGACGAACGAAGCGATCCGCCATTGGGTCGAGCATGTCGAAGATACGTTCTACATCATCGGCTCTGTCGTCGGACCGCACCCGTACCCGATGATCGTGCGCGACTTCCAGCGCATCATCGGCGACGAGACGCGCAAGCAGATTCTCGAACTAGAAGGCCGTCTGCCCGATACCATCGTGGCGTGCGTCGGGGGCGGTTCGAACGCGATGGGGATCTTCTACCCGTTTGTGAACGACGAATCGGTGAACTTGATCGGCGTGGAAGCGGCAGGCAAGGGCATCGACACCGAAGAACACGCCGCGACGATCACATTGGGTCGTCCGGGCGTCATCCACGGGTCGCTTACGTACTTGTTGCAAGACGAGTACGGTCAAGTGCAACCAGCGCACTCGATCTCGGCAGGTCTCGACTATCCGGGCATCGGGCCGGAGCACGCGCACCTCGCGGATACCAAGCGTGCGACGTACGTGCCGATCACAGACGACGAAGCGTTGGACGCGTTCCAACTGCTCTCCCGCGTGGAGGGCATCATCCCGGCGCTCGAATCTTCGCACGCCATCGCGCAGGTCGTCAAATTGGCGCCGACGTTGCCAAACGACCACATTCTCGTCGTCTCCCTCTCCGGGCGCGGCGACAAAGACGTACACAGCGTAGCACAGGCATTGGGAGGGATTGACGTATGA
- a CDS encoding prephenate dehydrogenase: MFGKAVIIGCGLIGGSLALALRENGAVRQLAAVDSNPSSCELAVQLGVVDAAYEDLRDAVVDADLIVFAAPVRQTCELLSELSTLPLKKGCIVTDVCSTKAEVCAKAARLLPPGVHFIGGHPMAGSEKSGVRAANARLFENAVYVLTPPDGTDEGAFSKLAAAIESVKAQVLVLQPALHDRVVAAISHVPHIIAAQLVDQVMRLSGHPEHGGLYTKLAAGGFRDVTRIASGNAAMWRDIVLSNRDVIRDLLLDWQSGVADLLDKLGESEGLGLQSFFHEAAEFRDALPTKLRGAVRSVYEISIDAADEPGLIGKVATLMGIHGINLNGVGLIESREEDNGQVLLSYRSKRDMEQGAHVLLINGFQVYFRD; encoded by the coding sequence TTGTTTGGCAAGGCTGTGATCATCGGATGCGGGTTGATTGGCGGCTCTCTGGCGCTCGCTTTGCGGGAGAACGGAGCGGTGCGCCAACTTGCGGCCGTCGATTCCAACCCGTCCTCGTGCGAACTTGCGGTGCAACTCGGAGTTGTAGACGCGGCCTACGAAGACTTGCGTGACGCGGTCGTCGACGCCGATCTGATCGTATTCGCCGCTCCGGTGCGCCAGACGTGCGAACTGCTGTCCGAATTGTCCACCTTGCCTTTGAAAAAAGGCTGCATCGTCACCGACGTTTGCAGCACCAAGGCGGAAGTATGCGCCAAAGCGGCACGTCTGTTGCCGCCGGGGGTACACTTTATCGGGGGGCACCCGATGGCAGGTTCGGAGAAGTCCGGAGTCAGGGCGGCCAACGCAAGGCTGTTCGAGAACGCCGTCTACGTGTTGACGCCGCCGGACGGAACGGACGAAGGCGCTTTTTCCAAACTGGCGGCGGCGATCGAATCGGTGAAGGCGCAAGTGTTGGTGCTTCAACCCGCTTTGCATGACCGTGTGGTGGCGGCGATCTCGCATGTGCCGCACATCATCGCGGCGCAGTTGGTCGATCAGGTGATGCGTCTCTCCGGACATCCGGAGCACGGCGGGCTGTACACCAAGCTCGCGGCGGGCGGTTTTCGTGACGTGACGCGCATCGCGTCGGGCAATGCCGCGATGTGGCGCGACATCGTCTTGAGCAATCGCGATGTGATCCGCGACCTGTTGTTGGATTGGCAAAGCGGCGTGGCGGACCTGCTGGATAAGTTGGGAGAGAGTGAGGGGCTTGGGCTTCAGAGCTTCTTCCATGAAGCGGCGGAGTTTCGCGATGCGCTTCCGACCAAACTGCGCGGGGCGGTGCGCTCCGTGTATGAGATTTCCATCGACGCGGCCGACGAGCCGGGTCTGATTGGGAAAGTGGCGACGCTGATGGGCATCCACGGTATTAACTTGAACGGCGTCGGCCTGATTGAAAGCCGCGAAGAAGACAACGGGCAAGTCTTGCTCTCCTACCGCAGCAAGCGGGACATGGAGCAGGGGGCGCACGTCCTGTTGATCAACGGTTTTCAGGTGTATTTCCGCGATTAG
- the aroB gene encoding 3-dehydroquinate synthase, protein MIRERVEVAGRPYEIVIGPDVLARTGTFLQELGVKTSSKHLVITDENVASKGHLEKVTSSLMELGFTYDVYIIPPGEESKSLERATEAYEAAYRAGLDRRSVVLALGGGVVGDFAGFIAATYMRGVDFVQLPTTLLAHDSAVGGKVAVNLAHAKNLIGAFHQPLAVLYDTEALKTLPVRELRSGLAEAIKHGLIQDGALFDWILEHVEEILRVDDAVMAELLARSCRVKTSVVAEDERENGLRAILNFGHTIGHAVEGLMEYEYTHGECVGLGMVAAAELSVELGLCTPLVAEDVEDAVEKAGLPTRIPAKLSADELIASMRQDKKATGGTLTFVLLTGKGSVVIDKDVPEETVRAVIERKRG, encoded by the coding sequence ATGATTCGAGAACGGGTAGAAGTCGCCGGACGACCGTATGAGATCGTCATCGGACCTGACGTGCTCGCACGAACAGGGACGTTTTTGCAGGAGTTGGGGGTTAAGACTTCTTCGAAGCACTTGGTGATTACCGATGAGAACGTGGCGAGCAAAGGGCATTTGGAAAAAGTGACCTCTTCGCTCATGGAGCTCGGGTTCACCTACGATGTGTACATCATCCCGCCGGGCGAGGAATCGAAGTCGTTGGAGCGGGCTACCGAAGCGTATGAAGCGGCGTACCGTGCCGGGCTCGACCGTCGATCTGTCGTTTTGGCACTCGGCGGAGGCGTGGTGGGCGACTTTGCCGGATTCATCGCGGCAACCTACATGCGCGGTGTGGATTTCGTGCAATTGCCGACGACGTTGCTCGCTCATGACAGTGCCGTCGGCGGCAAAGTCGCCGTCAACTTGGCACATGCCAAGAATTTGATCGGTGCGTTCCACCAACCGCTTGCGGTGCTCTATGACACGGAAGCGCTGAAAACGTTGCCCGTGCGCGAGTTGCGTTCCGGGTTGGCAGAAGCGATCAAGCATGGTTTGATCCAAGACGGAGCGCTGTTTGACTGGATCTTGGAGCATGTGGAGGAGATTCTGCGCGTGGACGATGCGGTGATGGCGGAATTGCTCGCTCGTTCTTGCCGTGTGAAAACGTCGGTCGTCGCCGAGGATGAGCGTGAGAACGGCTTGCGTGCGATCTTGAACTTCGGGCACACGATTGGACATGCGGTCGAAGGGCTGATGGAGTACGAGTATACGCACGGGGAGTGCGTCGGACTCGGCATGGTCGCGGCGGCGGAACTGTCCGTCGAGTTGGGGCTGTGTACGCCGCTGGTCGCCGAAGATGTGGAGGACGCCGTAGAAAAAGCGGGCCTGCCGACCCGCATCCCGGCCAAACTGTCGGCCGATGAACTGATCGCGTCGATGCGTCAGGACAAAAAAGCGACCGGCGGCACGCTTACGTTTGTTTTGCTGACAGGCAAAGGCAGTGTTGTGATCGACAAGGATGTACCGGAAGAGACGGTGCGAGCCGTGATCGAACGGAAAAGGGGGTAG
- a CDS encoding phosphoribosylanthranilate isomerase produces MTKIKVCGIKTREAYERLQELGADYIGFVFAKSKRQVTPEQAADLGEKKADGPARVGVFVNETVEGLLHTAEVAGLHVLQLHGDESPEFCRKLRQRTNLQIWKAWGVHNDERDAVLAAYTDVVDAVLLDNERGGTGEKFPWDAIPALRAYTQDLPLFIAGGLHPDNVGDLLAAHSTDGVDVSSGVETQGVKDLAKITAFVTKVREQR; encoded by the coding sequence ATGACGAAGATCAAGGTCTGCGGGATCAAGACCCGCGAAGCATATGAACGACTGCAGGAACTCGGAGCCGATTATATCGGATTCGTTTTTGCCAAGAGCAAGCGGCAGGTGACTCCTGAACAGGCGGCAGACCTCGGGGAGAAAAAAGCCGACGGCCCGGCGCGCGTCGGCGTTTTTGTCAACGAGACGGTGGAAGGGCTTCTGCACACCGCAGAGGTGGCAGGACTTCACGTTCTGCAACTGCACGGCGACGAGTCGCCGGAATTCTGCCGGAAGTTGAGACAGCGCACGAACTTGCAGATTTGGAAAGCATGGGGCGTTCACAACGACGAGCGCGATGCCGTGCTCGCGGCGTACACAGATGTGGTGGATGCCGTTCTCCTCGACAATGAACGCGGCGGCACGGGAGAGAAGTTCCCGTGGGACGCGATTCCCGCGCTGCGTGCGTATACACAAGACCTTCCGCTTTTCATCGCGGGAGGTCTGCACCCGGACAACGTGGGCGACCTGCTGGCCGCTCATTCCACCGACGGGGTGGATGTTTCCTCCGGCGTTGAAACACAAGGGGTCAAGGACCTCGCAAAAATCACAGCATTCGTTACGAAAGTGAGGGAACAACGATGA
- the aroC gene encoding chorismate synthase: MLRYLTAGESHGPALTAIVEGLPSNLQLEIEFINQQLWRRQQGHGRGGRMKIETDRVDILSGVRFGKTMGTPVAMTIHNKDWRNWSEKMAIEGEPHESVVEITKPRPGHADLAGALKYNQEDIRNVLERASARNTATMVAVGSIGRQLLKQFGIEVYGHVVELGPIKVEKFEGTFAEIAERAEKSEVRVADPEVEQTIIAAIDQAKADGNTLGGIFEVIVTGLPIGLGSYSHPDRKLDGRLAQAVMSIQAIKGVEIGLGFEAARRPGSEVHDEINYREGDYYRPTNRAGGLEGGVTNGQPLIVRAAMKPIPTLYKPLESVDMRTKEPYRATIERSDVCAVPAACVVGEAMVSWVVAQAFLEKFGGDSVEEIQRNLASYLQQIGDR; the protein is encoded by the coding sequence ATGTTGAGATACCTGACAGCAGGAGAATCGCACGGTCCGGCGTTGACCGCGATTGTAGAAGGGCTGCCGAGCAATTTGCAGCTGGAGATCGAGTTTATCAACCAACAACTGTGGCGAAGACAGCAGGGGCACGGACGAGGCGGCCGGATGAAGATCGAGACGGACCGCGTGGACATCTTGAGCGGGGTGCGCTTTGGCAAGACGATGGGCACACCGGTCGCGATGACGATTCACAACAAAGACTGGAGAAACTGGTCGGAGAAGATGGCGATTGAGGGCGAACCGCATGAGAGCGTCGTCGAAATCACAAAGCCGCGCCCAGGTCATGCAGACCTCGCGGGTGCGCTCAAATACAACCAAGAAGACATTCGCAATGTGCTGGAGAGGGCGAGTGCCCGCAACACGGCGACCATGGTTGCCGTCGGCTCCATCGGGCGACAATTATTGAAGCAGTTCGGAATCGAAGTCTACGGGCATGTCGTGGAACTCGGCCCGATCAAAGTCGAGAAGTTTGAAGGCACTTTCGCAGAGATCGCCGAGCGCGCCGAGAAATCGGAAGTTCGCGTGGCAGACCCGGAAGTCGAACAGACGATCATCGCCGCGATCGACCAAGCGAAGGCGGATGGCAACACACTTGGCGGGATCTTTGAAGTCATCGTGACCGGCTTGCCGATCGGCTTAGGCAGTTACTCGCACCCCGACCGCAAACTCGACGGCCGTCTGGCGCAAGCGGTGATGAGCATCCAAGCGATCAAGGGCGTGGAGATCGGTCTCGGCTTTGAAGCAGCCCGTCGTCCGGGCTCGGAAGTCCATGACGAAATCAACTACCGCGAGGGCGACTACTACCGTCCGACCAATCGTGCCGGCGGCCTGGAGGGTGGCGTAACCAACGGTCAACCGCTGATCGTGCGCGCGGCGATGAAGCCGATCCCAACTCTGTACAAGCCGCTCGAATCGGTCGACATGCGCACCAAGGAACCGTACCGCGCCACCATCGAGCGTTCGGACGTCTGTGCCGTTCCGGCCGCATGTGTCGTCGGCGAAGCGATGGTGTCTTGGGTGGTGGCTCAAGCGTTTTTGGAGAAGTTTGGCGGCGATTCGGTCGAGGAAATCCAACGCAACTTGGCGAGCTACCTGCAACAGATCGGTGACCGCTAA
- the aroH gene encoding chorismate mutase yields the protein MTFSDPIRMRGVRGATTVTANDAEEIREATRELLREMVQRNEVDPEEIASCLFTSTPDLDAAFPASAARTFDGWSHVPLVGAQEVDVANALPLCIRVMMHINTTKRQAEIQHVYLRGAVALRPDLAKK from the coding sequence ATGACATTCTCTGATCCAATCCGCATGCGCGGTGTCCGTGGCGCGACCACGGTGACCGCCAATGACGCCGAAGAAATTCGGGAAGCCACGCGCGAGCTGTTGCGTGAGATGGTACAACGAAATGAGGTAGACCCGGAGGAGATCGCTTCCTGTCTGTTCACCAGCACCCCGGACCTCGACGCGGCGTTTCCGGCGAGTGCCGCTCGAACGTTTGACGGCTGGTCGCACGTGCCGTTGGTCGGGGCGCAGGAAGTGGACGTGGCGAACGCGCTGCCGCTTTGCATTCGCGTGATGATGCACATCAACACAACGAAGCGCCAAGCAGAAATTCAACACGTCTATCTGCGCGGTGCAGTCGCCCTGCGACCGGACCTCGCGAAAAAATAG
- the trpC gene encoding indole-3-glycerol phosphate synthase TrpC — MILDRIVEVKRQEVAELASTFDISAVLEQIAGLPPTRGFAKALRETSEYVGLIAEVKKASPSKGVIRPDFDPVVIATTYERAGATCLSVLTDEQFFQGHADYLRNIRASVNLPILRKDFIIDEKQIYEARLIGADCVLLIAAILSTEQLRQFSELASSIGLDVLVEVHDEAELERALEAGATLLGVNNRDLRDFTVDLGTTARIAKRVPEGTLLVSESGIVTYDDVRSVKASGAAAILVGETLMRDPEIAPSVDVLLGRVTS; from the coding sequence ATGATTCTGGATCGAATTGTAGAGGTGAAACGGCAGGAAGTGGCGGAACTCGCGAGTACGTTTGACATTTCCGCCGTCTTGGAGCAGATCGCGGGACTTCCGCCGACTCGCGGGTTTGCCAAGGCACTGCGGGAGACTTCGGAGTATGTGGGTCTGATCGCAGAAGTGAAAAAAGCGTCTCCCTCCAAAGGCGTGATCCGCCCCGACTTCGACCCGGTGGTCATCGCGACGACCTATGAGCGTGCAGGTGCGACCTGCCTGTCCGTCCTGACCGACGAGCAGTTTTTCCAAGGTCATGCAGATTATTTGCGCAACATTCGCGCAAGTGTCAACCTGCCGATTCTGCGCAAGGATTTTATCATCGACGAGAAGCAAATTTATGAAGCGCGATTGATCGGTGCAGACTGTGTGTTGTTGATTGCGGCGATTCTGAGCACAGAGCAACTGCGTCAATTCTCCGAGTTGGCGTCGTCGATCGGGCTCGATGTGTTGGTTGAAGTGCATGACGAAGCGGAGTTGGAACGGGCGCTCGAAGCCGGCGCGACGTTGCTCGGTGTGAACAACCGCGACTTGCGCGACTTCACCGTCGACCTCGGCACCACCGCCCGCATCGCAAAGCGCGTGCCGGAAGGGACGCTTTTGGTCAGTGAGAGCGGCATCGTCACATATGACGACGTGCGCTCGGTCAAAGCATCGGGTGCGGCGGCGATCCTCGTAGGCGAGACGCTGATGCGCGATCCGGAGATTGCACCCTCGGTGGATGTGTTGTTGGGGCGTGTGACCTCATGA
- the trpA gene encoding tryptophan synthase subunit alpha: MSSIAETFKRLQERGEKAFIPFLTAGDPSIEITEQLILELDRIGADIIEIGIPYSDPLADGPTIQEAALRALHAGVRMPDVLEMVRRLRPQVQASLVLFTYANPVFQWGVERFFETAREIGANGVIIPDLPLEESEEALAAAAKNGVDLVPLVAPTSQQRISKLCAQGQGFIYCVAALGVTGVRETVNEDLPQIVANVKQHTNLPVAVGFGVGSPEQAEIIGRYADGVIVGSALVKRVGPIAEALAAGDSELVEVKKRELVDFAASLKAPLRQSGAKV, translated from the coding sequence ATGAGTTCGATCGCAGAAACGTTCAAACGCCTGCAAGAACGCGGAGAGAAAGCGTTCATCCCGTTCCTGACCGCAGGCGATCCGTCGATTGAGATCACGGAGCAATTGATTCTCGAACTTGACCGCATCGGAGCGGACATTATCGAGATCGGCATCCCGTACAGCGATCCGCTGGCGGACGGTCCGACGATCCAAGAAGCGGCTCTGCGCGCTCTGCATGCCGGAGTGCGCATGCCGGACGTGTTGGAGATGGTGCGCCGTCTCCGTCCGCAAGTCCAAGCCTCGCTGGTGCTGTTCACCTATGCCAACCCCGTGTTCCAATGGGGCGTGGAGCGCTTCTTCGAAACGGCGCGTGAGATCGGAGCCAACGGCGTGATTATCCCGGACTTGCCGCTCGAAGAAAGCGAAGAAGCGCTGGCCGCTGCAGCGAAAAACGGCGTCGACCTCGTTCCGCTCGTCGCGCCGACGTCGCAACAACGCATCTCCAAACTCTGTGCCCAAGGCCAAGGCTTCATTTATTGCGTGGCGGCGCTTGGCGTAACGGGTGTCCGCGAGACGGTGAACGAGGATTTGCCGCAGATCGTGGCGAATGTAAAGCAACATACGAATCTGCCGGTAGCGGTCGGATTTGGCGTCGGGAGCCCGGAGCAGGCGGAGATCATCGGCCGTTATGCGGACGGTGTGATCGTCGGCAGTGCGCTGGTGAAGCGTGTCGGCCCGATTGCAGAAGCGCTGGCGGCGGGTGACAGCGAACTCGTGGAAGTGAAAAAACGCGAACTGGTCGATTTCGCCGCTTCGCTGAAAGCGCCGCTCCGCCAAAGCGGGGCCAAGGTCTAG
- the trpD gene encoding anthranilate phosphoribosyltransferase: MKQALLAVINGETLTAHEAESAMEQIMSGEATHAQIAGFLTALRMRGETVEEITGFARAMRRFSTKVESKLGGLVDTCGTGGDGAETFNISTTASFVAAAAGVPIAKHGNRAVSSKSGSADVLQALGVEISLTQEQAAHCLEQVGIAFLFAQNYHPAMKHAIAPRKELGFRTVFNVLGPLTNPAGAKRQVIGCFHPDLVEKMAHVLADLGAEHALVVHGLDGLDEITVTGSTKIAEVRDGRVIDVFTLTPEEVGLSRHAIEELRGGDAVTNAAIARHVLQGHYGAARDVVAFNAGATIYVAGLASSIREGVELAKQALDSGRALAVLQQLAITTQQVTQERELA, from the coding sequence ATGAAACAGGCATTGCTCGCAGTGATAAACGGAGAGACGCTGACGGCGCATGAGGCGGAGTCGGCGATGGAGCAGATCATGAGCGGCGAAGCTACGCACGCGCAGATTGCGGGCTTTTTGACCGCTTTGCGCATGCGCGGCGAGACGGTGGAGGAGATTACGGGGTTCGCACGGGCGATGCGCCGGTTCTCGACCAAGGTAGAGTCGAAGCTGGGCGGTCTGGTTGATACGTGCGGCACCGGCGGAGATGGAGCGGAGACGTTCAACATCTCGACGACGGCGTCGTTTGTAGCCGCTGCGGCGGGCGTTCCGATTGCGAAGCACGGCAATCGCGCCGTGTCGTCGAAGTCGGGCAGCGCGGACGTTCTGCAAGCGCTCGGCGTGGAGATCTCGCTGACGCAAGAGCAAGCGGCGCACTGCTTGGAGCAGGTCGGCATCGCGTTTCTGTTTGCGCAGAACTACCATCCGGCGATGAAGCACGCGATTGCCCCGCGCAAGGAACTGGGCTTCCGCACGGTGTTCAACGTGCTCGGACCGTTGACCAATCCGGCAGGTGCGAAGCGCCAAGTGATCGGTTGCTTCCACCCGGACCTCGTGGAGAAAATGGCGCACGTCCTCGCCGATCTCGGCGCTGAACACGCGCTCGTCGTCCACGGCCTCGACGGTCTCGATGAGATCACCGTCACCGGCTCGACCAAGATCGCCGAAGTTCGCGACGGACGCGTCATCGACGTGTTCACGCTGACTCCTGAGGAAGTCGGCCTGAGTCGCCATGCCATCGAAGAACTGCGCGGCGGCGATGCGGTGACCAATGCGGCGATTGCACGCCACGTTTTGCAAGGCCATTACGGGGCGGCGCGGGACGTCGTCGCTTTTAACGCAGGCGCGACGATCTATGTCGCAGGCCTTGCCTCTTCGATCCGCGAAGGGGTGGAGTTGGCCAAGCAGGCTCTCGACAGCGGACGCGCGCTCGCTGTGTTGCAACAATTGGCGATTACGACGCAGCAAGTGACACAGGAAAGGGAGTTGGCGTAG